CGCGGCCTTTTCCGCGGATGCGGAGTTCGCCCTTGCGGGCTGACAGGCGCAGGTCGGCCAGGTCGAGGCCGACGACTTCGGAGATGCGCAGGCCGGCGTAGTAGGGCAGTAGGGCGATGGCCTTGTCGCGCGGGGATGCGGTGAGCTGGACGTGGCGGAGGTAGCGGCGGGTACGTCGGGCGTCCAGGGCGCGGGGGGCAGTGCGGCGGGCGTCGCGCTCACGGGGGGGCTGGGGCTTGCCGAGGCCGCCGCGGGCGTAGAAGTCGTCGATGGCCGACAGGTAGGCGTCGATGGTGTTGGGGGCACGGCGGCCGTTTTTCAGGTGGCGGCGGAAGTCGTCTACCGCGCCGGTGGCCGCGACCGGGTCGCTGAGCGGGTCGCCGTCCAGAGCGCCCGCGTCGGCTTGGCCGGCCAGCCAGGCCAGGTAGCCGCGCAGCCGGGAGGCGTACTTGGCCTTGGTGGAGTCGGCCAGCGGGGCGCGCTCGAGTGCGGCGGTGTAGCCGGCCAGGACGGCGGCGTGGGGGGCGGGGAGCGGGACGGCCCGCGACCAGCGTGTGTCTCCGGAAGCTGGTCCGACCGGTTCTGTGATCTCTGAAGGCGTGTTTCCGGAGTTCACCACACCAGTCTACCTCCGGAATTACCGAATTCCGGAAGTAGGAGGTAGGGTGAAGTTACCGAGGACTTTTCGAGCGTTGGCATTCAGGTCTGCGTCGCCCCCGGCGAACCACCACCGGCCCCTTCGGAGGGGCCCGGACAGGTCAGGCGACCATGACGCCGACACTTCTTTCTCAACGCGCACCGCTCAGCTCCACCTCGTCGGCGATCCCTCGGGTCGATTCCGTGCTACGGCTCAGTCTCCACCCGGTGCTGGATCGGCGAGCGGTGGTGGACGGTGCCTGGTGGCCCTACTCCCGTGACGCGGCCGCCGA
The nucleotide sequence above comes from Nonomuraea helvata. Encoded proteins:
- a CDS encoding tyrosine-type recombinase/integrase; translated protein: MNSGNTPSEITEPVGPASGDTRWSRAVPLPAPHAAVLAGYTAALERAPLADSTKAKYASRLRGYLAWLAGQADAGALDGDPLSDPVAATGAVDDFRRHLKNGRRAPNTIDAYLSAIDDFYARGGLGKPQPPRERDARRTAPRALDARRTRRYLRHVQLTASPRDKAIALLPYYAGLRISEVVGLDLADLRLSARKGELRIRGKGRDGGKIRLLPVHPDLRQALTDWLATRTGWKGAGTHPAVFLNHRGGRLSDRAARDVITGLGDAVGLGDDPTEPFSPHVLRHTFATQLIRDGKDPILVAELLGHSSLDTTRRYALPNEADKEAALDSLITDH